CGCAGCGCGCCGAGCAGCCCGGTCGCCACCGTCGTCTTGCCCTGACCGGAGCCGGGCGCGGCGATGACGACGCGCGGGCTCACCACTCGATGCCCTTCTGGCCCTTCTGGCCGGCGTCCATCGGGTGCTTGACCTTCGTGGTCTCCAGCACCAGGTCGGCCGCGTCGAGCAGCGCCTGCGGCGCGTTGCGCCCGGTGATCACCACGTGCTGGTGGCCGGGCCGGTCGCGCAGGGTCTCGACGACCTCGGCGACGTCGATCCAGCCCCAGTGCAGCGGGTAGGTGAACTCGTCGAGCACGTACATGCCGTGGCGTTCGTCGGCGATCCGGCGGGCGATCTCCTGCCAGCCCTCCAGCGCCGCCGCCGCGTGGTCCTCTTCGGAGCCCTGCTTGCGCGCCCAGGACCAGCCCTCGCCCATCTTGTGCCACTCGACGGGGCCGCCTTCACCGGTCTCCTCGTGCAGCCTGCCGAGCGCGCGGAACGCGGCCTCCTCGCCGACCTTCCACTTCGCCGACTTCACGAACTGGAACACGCCGATCGACCAGCCCTGGTTCCAGCCGCGCAGCGCGAGTCCGAACGCGCTGGTCGACTTCCCCTTCATCTCCCCGGTGTGCACGATCAGCAGCGGACGGTTGCGCCGCTGCCGCGTGGTCAACCCGTCTTGCGGAACAGAACTCGGCTTTCCCTGAGGCATGGGCTCAGACCCTAGGCCACCTCGGTCGGGCGCCGGACCGGCTGTCGCGGACCTCACCGTCTCCGGTCGGCTCGAAAACGCCTCGCAGCAACCGTTTTCCGGCCCACCGGCGGCGAATCGCGCGTCGGCCGGATTGGAGCCGACCGACATCGGTGGACTGCTGAGACGCGCTCACCGACGGGTCGTCCCGGTGCGAAAAAAAGCGCCCCCGCGCTCGACCGACCTGGGGGTCATCGGGAGCGCGAGGGCACTTCGTGGTCCACCCCTGGGGGTCAGGTGGACGAGGAAGAGCTTACCAACTACGCCGGGATATTCCTACTCCGCCCGGACCGGGTCGTAACCGAATCGGAATCAAGCGGCCCGAGCGGCGGTGTCGCGGGCCGCGCGCACGACCCCGGCGACGGCGTCGGCGGAGAGCTCCTCCAGCCGCAGGCAGGCCCCGCCGAGTGCGGTGGCGACCTGGCCGGCGAGGCCGAGGCGCACCATGCCCTGCTCGCAGTCGACCACCACCGACGCCACGCCGAGCCCGGCGAGCAGGCCCGCCGCGCGCATCGAGTCCCGCACCGCCTGCTGCGCCCTGGCGCGCCCGGTTCCGCCGCCACCGGCGGGAACCGTGGACTTGCCGTCGGTGAGCAGCACCAGCAGCGGACGCCTGCGCGGGTCGCGGGTGCGCTCGGTGGTCACGACCTGGCGGACCTTGAGCAGCCCGGTGGCCAGCGGCGTGCGGCCACCGGTGCGCAGGTCCCGCATCCGGGTGGCGGCGATCTCCACCGACGACGTGGGCGGCAGCGCGAGCTCGGCGTCCTCGCCGCGGAAGGTCACCACGCCGACCTTGTCCCGGCGCTGGTAGGCGTCACGCAGCAAGGAGAGCACGGCGCCGCTGACGGCGGACATGCGTTCGCGGGCGGCCATCGAGCCGGAGGCGTCGACGGCGAACAGCACGAGGTTGCCTTCGCGGCCTTCGCGCACCGACTTCCGGACGTCCCCGCGGTGCAGGACCAGTCCGGGGCCGCTGCGCCCGCGCGCCCGCTGGTGCGGGGCCGCCGCGATCAGCGTGGACGGCAGATGCACCCCATGTCCGTCCACTGTGGAGGATCGGACGGTCTGGCCGCTGCGGGACCGGGCGCGGGAACGCCTGCCGGGAGCGCCTTCGCCGACCCCGGGGACTTCGAGCAACCGAGCCCGGAACGCCGGTGCGGGCGCGGCCGGGGGCTTGCTCGCGGGAGCCCGACCGTTTCCGTCGTCCTGCCGCGAGCCGCCGTCGCCGTTCGGCGCGGGCGCCTCCGGCGGGGTCTGCGCCTCGCCACCGCCCGGCCCGTCCGGGCCGTCGTCCGGTCCGCCGTCGGGGGCACCGCCGCCGGGCCCGCCCGGCCCGTCGTCGGGACCGTCCGGCGGTTCCTCCCCGCCGTCGTCCTGCGCGGAACCCCGGTCGTCGCCCGGCTGGTCCTGCGCGTGCTGGGCGGCGTCGTTGAGCGCCTGCTGCAGCTGATCCTCTTCGACGCCGGGCTCGTCGAACGGGTCGCGGCGCCGCCGGTGCGGCAGCGCCAGCCGGGCCGCGGCCTCCACGTCCGATTCGGCCACGGCGTCCGCGCCGCGCCACGCGGCGTGCGCCACGGCGGTCCGGGCCAGCACCAGGTCCGCGCGCATGCCGTCCACGTCGAACGACGCGCACAGCGCGGAAATGCGCCGCAGCTCCGCGTCGGGCAGCCGCACCGACTCCACCCGGGACCGCGCCTCGGTGATCCGCCGCGCCAGGTCGGCGTCCGCGTCGGCCCACCGCGCCGCGAAACCCGCCGGGTCCGCCTCGAACGCGAGCCGCCTGCGCACCACCTCGGTGCGCGTCGCCACGTCGCGCGACGCCGCGACCTGCACGGTGAGCCCGAACCGGTCGAGCAGCTGCGGACGCAGCTCGCCCTCCTCCGGGTTCATGGTGCCCACCAGCAGGAACGAGGCCGCGTGCGTGACCGACACGCCTTCGCGCTCCACGTGCGCGCGGCCCATCGCCGCCGCGTCCAGCAGCAGGTCCACGAGGTGGTCGTGCAGCAGGTTGACCTCGTCGACGTAGAGCACGCCGCGGTGCGCCGCCGCCAGCAGACCGGGCTGGTAGGCGCTGACGCCCTCGGTCAGCGCGCGTTCCAGGTCGAGCGAGCCGACGAGCCGGTCCTCGGTGGCGCCGACCGGCAGCTCGACCAGTTCCGCGGGCCGCCGCACCCCGGTGATCTCGGCGTGCGGGCCGTCCGGGCACTGCGGGTCGGGCCGGTCCGGGGCGCAGCCGAAGCGGCAGCCGGGCACGACGTCCAGCGCGGGCAGCAGCGACGCCAGGGCGCGCACCACCGTCGACTTCGCGGTGCCCTTCTCGCCGCGCACCAGCACACCGCCGATGCGCGGGTGCACCGCGTTCAGCAGCAGCGCCAGCCGCAGGTCGTCGTGCCCGACCACCGCGGTGAACGGGAAGCGCGGGCTCGCGGGAGCAGTCATGCCAGGTGTTCCTTCCTCGGGTCTCGGACGCCCCGATGTCGGCTGCGCCAAGGCGAGGCAGTGTCCTGACTCCCGGATCAACGCGGGACCCCGGCCTTCCCAGGCAGCAGCGTTCGCCGACGCGCCCGGTGGCTCGCGAGGGAGGCCCGCTCCCCGGTCACAGTGGCGCCGACCGTGCCGGACTCGCACCGGCTTCCTGACCTGCCTTGGCTGGGACCAGCGTGCATCGTCGCAGATCACGGACGGCCGAGGAACAGCCGCGACGGGCTCAGCGCAGCGAGCCGGGGTATCGGTGCATGTCGACGTGCGGGATGCCGTCTTCGAGATACTCCTCACCCGAGGGTTCGAACCCGAAGCCGCGGTAGAACTCCAGCGCGTAGGTCTGCGCCGACAGCGTCGCCGGGGCGCGCTGGATCTCGGCGAGCGCGGCGCGCATCAGCTTGCGCCCGAGGCCGAGACCGCGGGCCTCCTTCGCGGTGGCGACGCGGCCGATGCGGAAGGTGCCGTCGGGGTCTTCGAGCAGCCGCAGGTAGCCGAGCACGTACCCGTCGGCGGAGTCGATCCAGAAGTGCCGAGTGCTGTTCTCCAGGTCCCGGCCGTCGAGCTCCGGGTACGGGCAGCTCTGCTCGACCACGAACACGTCCACGCGCAGGCGGAGCATGCGGTAGAAGTCCTCAGCGTCGAGGTCGGCCGTGTAGGCGCGGTGGACTGCGGTGGCGAGCGGTTGCAGGGTCACCATCACGGGATATCACATTCCGGCTACGACACCTGCGGTCACCTGCGGCGGAAGTAGCGCAGACCACGTCCTGCGCCCGGCCCGCGCGCGGCCGCGGAAATCGGGAAGTGCAGCGCACGAACGCGCCTCGGCCACCCGAAGCGGACATTCCCGATGAACAGGTCGGCTCCGCCCGAGAACGACGGCGCGCCGGACGTCCCATCCACCGGGACGACCACCTCCGTTCAGAGCCGGGCCGCGACGTCCGAGGAGACCGCCGCGATCCGGGTGTACACGCCGGGCGTGCCGGGCCGCCCGCATCCGGTGCCGTAGGACACGACGCCGATCAGCCTGCCGTCGGTGACGAGCGGCCCGCCGGAGTCCCCGGCGCACGCGTCCCGGCCGCCTTCCGGCGCTCCCGCGCACACCCGCGTTCCCGGTTCGTAGTCGGAGTACGCGG
This window of the Saccharopolyspora gloriosae genome carries:
- a CDS encoding putative cobaltochelatase — protein: MTAPASPRFPFTAVVGHDDLRLALLLNAVHPRIGGVLVRGEKGTAKSTVVRALASLLPALDVVPGCRFGCAPDRPDPQCPDGPHAEITGVRRPAELVELPVGATEDRLVGSLDLERALTEGVSAYQPGLLAAAHRGVLYVDEVNLLHDHLVDLLLDAAAMGRAHVEREGVSVTHAASFLLVGTMNPEEGELRPQLLDRFGLTVQVAASRDVATRTEVVRRRLAFEADPAGFAARWADADADLARRITEARSRVESVRLPDAELRRISALCASFDVDGMRADLVLARTAVAHAAWRGADAVAESDVEAAARLALPHRRRRDPFDEPGVEEDQLQQALNDAAQHAQDQPGDDRGSAQDDGGEEPPDGPDDGPGGPGGGAPDGGPDDGPDGPGGGEAQTPPEAPAPNGDGGSRQDDGNGRAPASKPPAAPAPAFRARLLEVPGVGEGAPGRRSRARSRSGQTVRSSTVDGHGVHLPSTLIAAAPHQRARGRSGPGLVLHRGDVRKSVREGREGNLVLFAVDASGSMAARERMSAVSGAVLSLLRDAYQRRDKVGVVTFRGEDAELALPPTSSVEIAATRMRDLRTGGRTPLATGLLKVRQVVTTERTRDPRRRPLLVLLTDGKSTVPAGGGGTGRARAQQAVRDSMRAAGLLAGLGVASVVVDCEQGMVRLGLAGQVATALGGACLRLEELSADAVAGVVRAARDTAARAA
- the cobO gene encoding cob(I)yrinic acid a,c-diamide adenosyltransferase: MPQGKPSSVPQDGLTTRQRRNRPLLIVHTGEMKGKSTSAFGLALRGWNQGWSIGVFQFVKSAKWKVGEEAAFRALGRLHEETGEGGPVEWHKMGEGWSWARKQGSEEDHAAAALEGWQEIARRIADERHGMYVLDEFTYPLHWGWIDVAEVVETLRDRPGHQHVVITGRNAPQALLDAADLVLETTKVKHPMDAGQKGQKGIEW
- a CDS encoding GNAT family N-acetyltransferase, which encodes MVTLQPLATAVHRAYTADLDAEDFYRMLRLRVDVFVVEQSCPYPELDGRDLENSTRHFWIDSADGYVLGYLRLLEDPDGTFRIGRVATAKEARGLGLGRKLMRAALAEIQRAPATLSAQTYALEFYRGFGFEPSGEEYLEDGIPHVDMHRYPGSLR